The DNA segment GGACGTCAAGGCGGGTGGCGCCATTGTCTCGGAGAGTTTTTACAGGCGTTTCGGCCTGGGTCCCGGCGGGGAGGTCACCCTCACCGGCAAGGCGGGCGAACGTTCCTTCGCCATCTCCGCGATCTTTTACGACTACACGACCGAGCACGGTCTCGTTATGATGTCCCGCGAAAGCTTCCTCGAGCTGTTCGGGGACCCTGCCATCGATACCCTGGCCGTGTTCCTCGAACCCGAAGGGAACCGTCCGGCCGGGACCGGGGAGAGGGTCCGGGACCTGGCCCGGGGTGCCGGTATGATCGTCGCCGACAGGACCGGTTTCGAGGAGAAGATCCTGGGCATCTTCGACGCGACCTTCACCATCACCCACTCCATGCGGGCCATCGCCGTCATCGTTGCCTTCTTCGGGATCACCGGGGCCCTGCTCACTCTGTTCATGGAAAGGCGCAAGGAGTTCGGGATCTACCGCGCCCTCGGCCTGACGGGCCGGGAAGTGGCCCTCATGACTCTCCTGGAGGGCCTGGGCATGGGCCTGGCCGGGTTCATCCTGAGCGCCGTGGCGGGGACGGCCATCACCTTCATCCTGATCCGGGTTATCAACGTCCAGAGTTTCAACTGGACGATCTTCTACTACTTCGACGCCGTCCCCTACCTCACCGCCGCGGTGATCGCTCTTTCCGCCAGCGCGGGGGCCGCCGTCTTTCCCATGATCCGGGTCGTGAGGACCTACCCTCAGCTCCAGATCAGGGAGGAGTAGAAATTGCTGAAGATCTTTCCCCGGACCGCCGCCGTTGGGGTCTGCCTCCTCCTGGCCGGACTTGCAGCGCCCCCGTTCGCGGCCGGCGAGGGATTTGACGGGTGGCGGGAAGCGGCAGGCGTAAGGTCCTGGTCCTTTCCCGCCGACCACGGGTCCCACCCGGATTTTCAGACCGAGTGGTGGTACTTCACCGGCAACCTGGTCTCCCCCGGGGGGCGGCAATGGGGGTACCAGCTGACCTTTTTCCGCATGGGGCTGGCCACAGAGGCGGCGCTGCCCGAAAACCCCTGGTCCGTGCGCGACCTGTACCTCGCCCACCTGGCCGTCACCGACGTGCAGGGGAAGCGGTTCTCCTGGGACGAGAGAACCTCCAGGGCTGGCCCGGGTCTCGCGGGCGCAAAGGAAGGGGAACTCGAGGTCTGGCTCCTGGACTGGAGAGCCGTCATGGAGGACGGCTCCATCGCCCTCGCGGCCCGGTCCGGGGAGATGGAGATCGATCTTGTCCTGACACCCGGCAAGCCTCCCGTGCTCCACGGCGAAGGCGGCTTGAGCGCCAAGGGCCCCGCACACGGCCAGGCCTCCTGGTACACCTCCATCACCGACCTGCGGACCACCGGGTCGGTCAGGGTTGCCGGGGAGGAGGAATTCGAGGTCAGCGGGAAAAGCTGGTTCGACCA comes from the bacterium genome and includes:
- a CDS encoding lipocalin-like domain-containing protein, which codes for MLKIFPRTAAVGVCLLLAGLAAPPFAAGEGFDGWREAAGVRSWSFPADHGSHPDFQTEWWYFTGNLVSPGGRQWGYQLTFFRMGLATEAALPENPWSVRDLYLAHLAVTDVQGKRFSWDERTSRAGPGLAGAKEGELEVWLLDWRAVMEDGSIALAARSGEMEIDLVLTPGKPPVLHGEGGLSAKGPAHGQASWYTSITDLRTTGSVRVAGEEEFEVSGKSWFDHEFGSNQLTAGQEGWDWFSLHLADGTEIMLYRIRRTDGSVEPASSGTLVTADGSAEHLALADFSVEVVEKWKSPASGGAYPAGWKIRIPKAGLNIDVSPLVKDQELTTRGTAGITYWEGAVRVEGRSGEREVTGAGYVELTGYAGSLGGIF